The Stigmatella aurantiaca genome includes the window ATCGGGACAGCGGCGCGCTCGTGCAGGATCTCCAGTCGTCGGATTCACGGGTCCGCGAGTTCGCCCTGCGCACGCTGGCCGAGCGCCGCCACCCGGCCGCGGCGCCCCTGCTCATCGAACAGCTCAAGTCGAGTGACGCCACCACGGTGCGGCAGGCCATCGGGGCGCTGGTGGAGATGCGCGCCCCGGCCGCCGTGCCGGCCCTCATCGATCTGTCCCGGGGCAAGGAGGTGGGCTTCCTGCAGGAGCTCGTCTTCGCGCTGGGGGAGATCGGCGGCAGCGAGGCGGAGGCGTACCTCTACACCGTGGCGGAGGGGCATGATCAGCCCGCCATCCAGGCCGCCGCGCAGCAGGCCCTGGAAACGCTTCACGCATCACGCAAGCACGGCTCACCGGAGGCGCGTGGGACGCTGTCCCCCGCGAACCATTGAACGTATGAAGGTCTCTCTCGTTGGGGGCTGGGCGCTGGTGTCCGCTGCCCTGGTCTGGAGCGGTTGTGCCAAGCGGGTCGCGGCGGAGGAGCCCTCCCCGGGCCCTGCCTCGCTGGCCGCCTATTACCCCCTCGCCGTGGGCAATGCATGGACGTACCGGCTCAATGGCCGGGACGACAAGCGCGTGGAGGTGAAGATCACCGGTGAGGAGGACGGCTACTTCATCGACAACCGGAACAGCCAGCTCACCGTGGACAGCTTCGGCGTCCGGGACCAGAAGCGCTACCTGCTGCGGGGCCCCGTCGAGGCGGGCCACTCGTGGACGAACGTGGTCTCGGTCTCCTCCACCGAGCGCTACCGCATCCTCTGGGCGGGCAGCCCCTGCGAGGTCCCGGCGGGCACCTTCCCGGACTGCGTCCAGGTCGAGGCGCGCAACCGCGTGGATGCGGACACCACGCTCGTCAACACGCTCACCTTCGCCGCGGGCGTGGGGCTGGTCCGCATCCAGGTGGAGGCGGAGCGGCAGGGGCAGCGCATTCCGCAGACGTGGCTGGAGCTGCTCGCGTACGAGGTGAAGCCGCCCCCGCCGGGTGCAGGGAGGAGCGAATGAAAGAGATCGGCATCGCGCTGCTGGGCATGGGCAACGTCGGGCTGGGCACGTACCGGATCCTCGCGGACCACGCCCGGGACATCGAGCGCCGCCTGGGCGCGCGCGTGCGCGTGCGCCACATCCTCGTGCGGGAGGAGGGCAGGGCCCGGCCCGAGGATGTCCCGGCCGAGCTCGTCACCCGGAGCATCGACCCGATCCTCGCCGACCCCGAAGTGGCCGTGGTCGTCGAGGTGATGGGCGGCCTGTCGCCCGCGCGCGAGTACCTGGAGCGCGCCATCGCCTCGGGGCGGCATGTCGTCACCGCCAACAAGGCCCTGCTCACCGCGCACGGCGAGGCGCTCTTCTCCCAGGCCCTCGCCCGGGGCGTGGACCTGCACTTCGAAGCGGCCGTGTGCGGCGGCATCCCCATCATCCGCACCCTGCGCGAGGCGCTCGCCTCGGACCGGGTCTCCTCCATCCACGGCATCGTCAACGGGACGACCAACTTCATCCTCTCGGCCATGTCCGATGAGGGGGCGGCCTACGGGGATGCGCTCGCGCAGGCCCAGAAGCTGGGGTTCGCGGAGGCCGATCCCACCCTGGACGTGAGCGGCATGGACGCGGCGCAGAAGCTCTGCCTGCTGGCCTCGCTGGCGTTCGCCACGCGCGTCTCGCCGCAGGATGTCCACGTGGAGGGCATCACCTCGCTGTTGCCGGTGGACATCAGCCTGGGGCGCGAGGCGGGCTATGTCCTCAAGCTGCTGGCCATCGCCCAGCGCTCCTCCGAGGGGCTGGACGTGCGGGTCCACCCGGCCTTCATCCCGTCGGCGAGCCCCCTGGCGGATGTGCGCGGCGCCTTCAACGCGGTGCTGCTCCAGTCGGCGGCGCTCGGCGCCTCGCTGTTCTCCGGGCTGGGGGCGGGCTCGCTGCCCACCGGCAGCGCGGTGGTGGCGGACACCATCGACATCTGCCGCAACCTG containing:
- a CDS encoding homoserine dehydrogenase codes for the protein MKEIGIALLGMGNVGLGTYRILADHARDIERRLGARVRVRHILVREEGRARPEDVPAELVTRSIDPILADPEVAVVVEVMGGLSPAREYLERAIASGRHVVTANKALLTAHGEALFSQALARGVDLHFEAAVCGGIPIIRTLREALASDRVSSIHGIVNGTTNFILSAMSDEGAAYGDALAQAQKLGFAEADPTLDVSGMDAAQKLCLLASLAFATRVSPQDVHVEGITSLLPVDISLGREAGYVLKLLAIAQRSSEGLDVRVHPAFIPSASPLADVRGAFNAVLLQSAALGASLFSGLGAGSLPTGSAVVADTIDICRNLLAGVSGRLPMLCPPYLQEAPRVPTVQRRGPFYLRFSVSDEPGVLGRIATVLGEKGVSLASVLQRPARPEDPHATIVVFTHTTREQDIQAAVQWIDALKSTRAPTQVIRIEEGPGVLRAGG